The Deinococcus metalli genome window below encodes:
- a CDS encoding S41 family peptidase: MTSSPLPVAPLSAPLHARPRVPWRGARRLLLGAALLSGAGAHAATVSSPAQELFMRVNILIQQQYGGLSTVDRAALTREYQERLDAVCAADGPDCPESRAYPVVTAELTALGDDHSYFMTPDDLKDFISRATGGTRRQFGVKLASLDGENRVVTEVVPGSAADAAGLKRGDLLLTLNGKPYTYAGLRSARDSGTPITLGLTRVGQPLTLTLTSSESSTEELPLVQYVPAPTATNPQAEVAVLRIPTFLSGGGVAQRVHDLVGEAQTRGAAGMIVDLRGDPGGSLSECDSAVSAFVPTVTRLARSAGGNSRTVVSRGTRLEDGMPSGGVRRPHLWTGPLAVLVDQGSASCSEFFAYEVQYAGRGPIIGEATAGVGNTATRVFDAGKGGLQLTILNYAKPDGTPYPIHVTPDKTFAQGEAQLRDLTQGKDDLLQEGLKALNSAPVLGSDPYRQEP, from the coding sequence ATGACTTCCTCGCCGCTGCCTGTGGCCCCCCTGTCCGCCCCCCTGCACGCCCGGCCCCGGGTGCCGTGGCGTGGGGCACGGAGGCTGCTGCTCGGCGCGGCGCTGCTGAGCGGCGCGGGCGCCCACGCCGCCACCGTGTCCTCGCCCGCACAGGAGCTGTTCATGCGGGTAAACATCCTGATCCAGCAGCAGTACGGCGGACTGTCCACCGTGGACCGCGCCGCGCTGACCCGCGAGTACCAGGAGCGGCTGGACGCTGTGTGCGCCGCCGACGGCCCCGACTGTCCCGAGAGCCGCGCGTACCCGGTCGTGACGGCGGAACTGACCGCGCTGGGCGACGACCACAGCTACTTCATGACGCCGGACGACCTCAAGGACTTCATCTCGCGCGCCACGGGCGGCACCCGCCGGCAGTTCGGTGTGAAGCTCGCCAGCCTGGACGGCGAGAACCGCGTGGTGACCGAGGTGGTGCCCGGCAGCGCCGCGGACGCCGCGGGTCTGAAGCGCGGTGACCTGCTGCTGACGCTGAACGGCAAGCCCTACACCTACGCTGGCCTGCGCTCCGCCCGCGATTCCGGCACGCCGATCACCCTGGGCCTGACGCGCGTGGGCCAGCCGCTCACCCTGACCCTGACCTCCAGCGAGAGCAGCACCGAGGAACTGCCGCTGGTGCAGTACGTGCCCGCGCCCACCGCCACGAACCCGCAGGCGGAAGTCGCCGTGCTGCGTATCCCGACCTTCCTGTCGGGCGGCGGCGTGGCGCAGCGCGTGCACGACCTGGTGGGCGAGGCGCAGACGCGCGGCGCGGCCGGCATGATCGTGGACCTGCGCGGCGATCCGGGCGGTAGCCTCAGCGAGTGCGACAGCGCCGTGAGCGCCTTCGTGCCCACCGTGACCCGCCTGGCCCGCTCCGCCGGCGGCAACAGCCGCACGGTGGTGAGCCGCGGCACCCGCCTGGAGGACGGCATGCCCAGCGGCGGCGTGCGCCGCCCGCACCTGTGGACCGGCCCGCTGGCCGTGCTGGTCGACCAGGGCAGCGCGTCGTGCAGCGAGTTCTTCGCGTACGAGGTGCAGTACGCCGGGCGCGGCCCGATCATCGGGGAGGCCACCGCCGGCGTGGGCAACACCGCCACGCGCGTGTTCGACGCGGGCAAGGGCGGCCTGCAACTCACCATCCTGAACTACGCCAAGCCCGACGGCACCCCGTACCCCATCCACGTCACGCCGGACAAGACCTTCGCGCAGGGCGAGGCGCAGCTGCGCGACCTCACGCAGGGCAAGGACGACCTGCTGCAGGAGGGCCTCAAGGCCCTGAACAGCGCGCCCGTACTCGGCAGCGACCCGTACCGCCAGGAGCCCTGA
- a CDS encoding acyl-CoA thioesterase: MSADLPEAHPDWDALIPQRRHELVLTVGPDDLDELEHVNNVVYLGWCERVARAHAARLDLDTPALAALGAVPVARQHRITYHVPAVLGDRARVRTYLTESAGLRSVRLYTVDRVNDGDPPQGVRLAECRTDWVWVDPLSGRPKRTPGEVLERFGFPVRAG; the protein is encoded by the coding sequence GTGAGCGCTGATCTGCCCGAGGCGCACCCGGACTGGGACGCGCTGATCCCGCAGCGCCGGCACGAACTCGTGCTGACGGTCGGTCCGGATGACCTCGACGAACTGGAGCACGTGAACAACGTCGTGTACCTGGGCTGGTGCGAACGGGTGGCCCGCGCGCACGCCGCGCGGCTGGATCTGGACACGCCCGCGCTGGCCGCGCTGGGGGCGGTGCCGGTCGCGCGGCAGCACCGCATCACGTACCACGTGCCGGCGGTGCTGGGCGACCGCGCCCGCGTCCGCACCTACCTGACCGAGAGTGCGGGCCTGCGCTCGGTGCGCCTGTACACCGTCGACCGTGTGAACGACGGCGACCCACCCCAGGGCGTGCGGCTGGCCGAGTGCCGCACCGACTGGGTGTGGGTCGATCCGCTGTCGGGCCGGCCCAAGCGCACGCCCGGCGAGGTGCTGGAGCGCTTCGGGTTCCCGGTGCGGGCGGGCTGA
- a CDS encoding 4a-hydroxytetrahydrobiopterin dehydratase → MAYDPRMAYDPNRLLSDGDVQAGKAPGWWGDDGRLWREFTFDTYQAGVDFAVRVAAHAEAENHHPDLLIGYRKVKVTYFTHDAGGITALDLAGSRAVNDLYGA, encoded by the coding sequence CGTACGACCCGAACCGGCTCCTCTCCGACGGCGACGTGCAGGCCGGCAAGGCGCCGGGCTGGTGGGGCGACGACGGCCGGCTGTGGCGTGAATTCACCTTCGACACGTATCAGGCCGGTGTGGACTTCGCAGTGCGGGTCGCGGCGCACGCCGAGGCGGAAAACCACCACCCGGACCTCCTGATCGGATACCGCAAGGTGAAGGTCACGTACTTCACGCACGATGCGGGCGGCATCACGGCGCTGGACCTCGCGGGATCGCGGGCCGTGAACGACCTGTACGGCGCATGA